Genomic segment of Mercurialis annua linkage group LG6, ddMerAnnu1.2, whole genome shotgun sequence:
taactatttatttaaattaaagtagaaaaaaagtttaaacatgTACTTCATATTTGAATTTCTTGATGATAAAATGGCAGATTGCAATAATATGAAGCAATATTAATTACTCGGACATTGATCCCAATACAATTTTGATCAATAGCTTCGGACATCTTGCGGTacctaaaaaatttaacaattttgATAAATGAATGCAGATGTTGAAATGGGCGAAAGCTGATTACTCAAATGTGGCCGGAGAAATATCATTACTGGCCGGACTATGCCTATGGATTGCAACAATCCCTCGCATTAGAAGAAAGATGTTTGAGCTCTTTTTTTACGCTCATCATCTCTACATCgtcttcatttttttctttttactccATGTCCCCATTAATTTCACTTGTATTATGCTTCCCGGTTTTTATCTCTTCTTGATTGATCGCTACCTAAGGTTCCTTCAATCAAGAACCAATGTTCGCTTAGTTTCCGCTCGCATTTTGCCCTGCGAGACTTCCGAACTCAACTTCTCGAAAAACCCTAGTAAGCTTCCAATAAATTTCATATCTTGTTTATAGTAAGTGatgattgttttaaaaaaaattgatttggtgaAATTATGGTGCTGTAGGTTTGAGTTATAGTCCGACGAGCATTATGTTTGTGAATGTCCCGAGCATTTCGAAGCTGCAATGGCATCCTTTCACAATTACTTCAAGCAGTAACTTAGAACCTGAGAAATTGAGTGTTATGATTAGAGGTGAAGGAACTTGGTCCAAGAAACTACACCAATTGCTTTCATCACCTTCCTCAATCGACCGTCTTCAAGTTTCCGTTGAAGGACCTTATGGACCTGCTTCAACTCACTTTCTAAGGTTATTCACTTTCAccatacaaataaaattagagtTAAATATTATCGTTACATTTTGATAAGTCAACTATTATTAGTACAACAACAGAAGATTATCCAACCATTTTTTGCCTATCGTGGAAGATATAAAATAGTGTGATTAATTACAgtatttgatttaatattttttatttaactatcGGTTGAGTAATCACATTATTTTTCGACATCCACACGGGTAAAAATTGGACTAAATGATACAGTAATTTCATattgttgtaaatatgatatGAGGTtactaaaatataacaaattgaaCATCAATAATcgttatggaaaaaaatttacagTTCTGTAACCGCAGGTGTTTTTAATCAACAAAATTATATATGCGCGTTATTAGCAAGTATATTTCCAAAATTGTGTCCCTAGTTTCAATTTGGTGCACAAACTTCAATTTGTATTAAAATGCTTCTATGTATGCATATTCTGAAAGTGGATTTCTGGACTAATTGACATTAAACTTTGAATTTATTCAGGCACGACACTCTTGTGATGGTGAGCGGAGGCAGCGGCATTACGCCTTTTGTTTCGATAACTCGAGATATCATCCACGCAAGCACACTGCAGAATTGCAAGACTCCAAAAATACACCTAATTTGCTCATTTAAGAACTCTTCAGATCTCACTATGCTAGACCTTTTACTTCCAATGTCAGGCATACCATCCTCATTTCCCAATCTGCAGCTTAAAATCGACGCTTACGTAACCAGAGAAAAAGAACCGGCCGCTATCGATAACTCGAAACTGATTCGAGCTGTATGGTTCAAACCCCACCAAACAGACGCACCCATTTCAGCTATATTAGGCCCCAATAGTTGGCTCTGGCTTGCTGCTATAATCTCATCATCTTTCATAATTTTCCTCATCATAATTGGCCTCATTACTCGCTACTACATTTATCCAATTGATCACAACACAAACAAAATTTTCTCGTACTCTTTTAGATCTTTTTTGAATATAATAGTAATTTGTGTATCTATAGTAGTAACGGCTAGTGCAGCTGTTTTATGGAATAAGAAACAAAATGCAAGAGGTGCAATTCAGGTTCAGAACATTGAAGGGCCAACACCAACTGGATCACCAGTACCATGGTCCTATAATGGTGGTGACAGAGAAATGGAAAGCCTCCCTCATCAATCTATTTTAGACAATACTGTTGTGCATTATGGTGAAAGACCTGATCTCAAGAGTAAGCAACTATATTCCTTCCAATTATACCTTCCAATTGGACCGGATTTGAACGGTTTCTTTTTGTCTAAAGTTCGGGTTGATAAAAAATCAACACGAGTcgtataaataaaatatgcagACCAGACTTGGATATATAGTAAATATGAAGTTCTAGCCGGACTCTAATCGAACTTGAACTTGCATTAAAAATAGTAAAGCCGGACTCGAATCGAACTTGAACTTGCATTAAAAATAGTAAAGCCCGACTGGGCTCACCCCAAGTCCGTTCAAGTCTGGTCCATGAATATGtctagtttttatattatgtaatttatatgtttttgttttgggTGCAGGAATGCTATTTGAGTGTAAGGGAGCAAGTGTGGGAGTACTTGTTTGTGGACCAAAAAAGATGAGGCATGAAGCTGCAGCAATATGTTCGGCAGGATTAGCAGATAATTTGCACTTTGAGTCCATCAGTTTTAGTTGGTGATGATTAAGTCTTCTGTTTTTTATGTTTTGGGTGTTGACCTTGTAAGAAAAGAGACTATTTTGAGTTGGTTTTGCATCTAAGTGTTATTATGTTTTTCACTAAAAAGTTATTACACTATTAGATTTCTGGTATTTCTGTTcttaaagatatatatgttttaactTTAAACTTTGAagctaaaagaaaaaaattaatacaaaatcatcaaattaaattcCTCATTAATCAAGCTTctatgtttccccttttattaTTGGTTATTTGTTGTTATAGTTCAAACGATGAACAACATTCTGCTTACAATTTTTTCCataaacacttttttttttcaattatcaaaaaaaacttcatcttttacaaaaataacaattaaaatatgttGGAGTGTGGCTCATATTGTCAAAACTATTTGtgtgatttttcattttttttttgtttatgatctGCTGGGTTGATAAAGTACcattttttaaatatgataaaatatgacatattttttaaatgccAATCTTAGCTCCAAAATTATTCTCCCACACCTGATGGATAATATTCAATACACTGACCAATGAAATAtagctcaaatagtataagtACAAGGCAATAAATGCTAGGTCATGGATTCAATCCCGTCCACATACGCTCTTTCtccccaattattaaaaaaaatattgaaataaaaatgatttttcaaattatatcGGTAAATCATTAAACACAATCATAAGTTATTGATGTATAAATGGGCGGGGTATTGAGTTCAAaacattattatattatatgaaaaaatGATGTTTGAATTAATGGCACaatatttaatttctttaaataaaaactcttttattaactttacttagattataaaaaaacatttttttaaaacaaccCAAACTAtggatattataattaaaaaaaatatgtaaaaaaaaaactaaattaataagAGAACAAAATTTGAATTCTCTCCattattaaatcttaaaaaaagaaaattcaaatgtGGGCCATTATACTGACAAAAAATGACTTACAACTTACAAGTGTAGAAAAAAAATGGAGTAAGAACAAAAAACAGACCTACATTTCTTGactaatatatacatatatctGCTTTATTCCACTGCATTTCAAACCGCTGAATCTCTTCGTAAACCCAGATATGGATCCAGAAGCGGTGGATATAACACCGCCACCACCGCATAAACAAGCTGCTGAAACTCTCCGAGCAGCTATATGGATGCTATCGGTAGTAATATTACTTGGTTATTTCAGTCTGCTGATTATaatgcctactaatttatactGGCGCCACTGGTATGACAAAATTAACGACAACGTTAATTCTACTTATCTTGGAAAacaaggtttgaatttgttttgttatgtttcttTTTTGGTACAGTTTTTGAGGATTTTCTTTAAGCTTATATATTATGAACAATTTGTATTTCAGGTCAGCCATTTTTGCTCTACTTTTTTCCGCTTCTTTTTGTTGCTGTATTGGGTTGTGTTTATCTCTATCTGGGGAAGATTTTAAATGCTAATACATGGCAAAGGTAAATTAATCAATAATCCATTTCTGGGTATTTATTATCTTCTTACGAGGTAGCACGAACATTTCGTTCAATCAACGTGTCCTGTTATGAAAACGTGTCAAATACTTGACGTTTTAGAcgtgaaattttatatttacataAAACGTCTTGAAATGATACCATTTCGCATATCCGAGTTCAAGTGTTCCGTCTGTGTCTGTGTCGTACTACCTAGTGCTTTTATTTTGTTGTGCTGATGTCTAATTACCATTATGAACAGCAAAAATGGCAGAAAATATCAGTTGGCGGCGGTGAAGAAGCCTATGGTAGTAAAAGGTCCACTAGGGATAGTTTCGGGAATTGAATTGGCTTTCTTGTTAATGTTCATTGCACTGCTGATTTGGACTTTATCAACTTATATGCATGATAGCTTCTCTACTATTACTCCAGAGTTTGCTGCAACTAAACATGAGAAAATGTAagaatttcaatttattatgaTACTGTTGTTACACTTAAACTTACTTTATCGAGTTCTACATTTCGGCATTTCATTTTAGTCACgacaatgtttttaaaactccgaaactctatatttataacgtATTTTTGTAAAACCGTCATGTTTTTCGGTTTTAAGAAATTGATGAATTTGCAGATGGGAGGCTAAATTGGAGAGCACATCGTTTCTGTTGAGCTTGGCTGGGAATTTATGTTTGACATTTCTGTTTTTTCCGGTGGTTCGAGGGTCATCGGTGCTGCCATTGTTTGGGTTGACGGCGGAGGGCAGCATTAAGTACCATATATGGATAGGTCATTTGATGATGGTGTTTTTTACTGCTCATGGAGTTGGTTATATCATCTACTGGGCTATAACTAACCAGATTTCAGAGGTAATTAATTAGCACAATCTTAATCATTGAGTTAATTGGTAGTTTAAAGTAATCCAAGGATGTCAAAATGGATTGGCGGGTTGTATTtattaggggtgggcatggaccggttaaccggtccacgaGGGTAATATGTAAATCGGTTTATAgtagttcggtttttaaaattaaaaacttaaacctaaaattttaaacggttaaccattaaatcagttaaccatttaaaacggttcggtgtttcggttttgcggtttttagCCATGTAAccgttaaaaaaattagatataaaaaaagataaaatttatagataaaattataaatatagtctaataattaaaatttaattttcattctatttaattattaaaatataaattttatttattcctATTTCAATtaggtatataaatattttattaagaaaaataaagttctttcattatatatatatatatatatatatatatatatatatatatatatatatatatatatatatactcctaaaataaaaatatattgatagataaaatattttttgaatattttttttgttttaaatttttatatgtgtagattataaaatatattttatttgaatgattaaaaacataaatatatatatatatatatatatatatatatatatatatatatatatatatatatatataatttataaaaatatatattctttataaattggttaaccggttaaccgcggtttttaaaagttcaaaaacctaaacctaaaccattaaccgaaaaaattaaaaattaaaacctaaacctaaactcttggaccggttaaccatatatttcggttcggtgttacggtttcggttcggttttacggtttggccggtttttttgcccacccctagtATTTATATCCATTCTTTTGATATAATTAGGGTCAACACAAATTTAAataggtaatttttttttaacggaATTAAATAGGTAATGGTACATCCTTATTAGGACAaacatatatcataattaatacGACAACCAATTTAACCTATAgagatatttaaaacattataaaatttcaaatttatcaatttctaTCATATTATAAAGTTATAATATAATTCctttacttttatattaatataattaaatcttatttatttaatagctttatttttgttttacatCTGTGTTGCTAAATAAATAGCGACGCAGAAATCTTGTTTGTCGCTATTTTAGTGACGGACAAATCTCTCGCTAAAATACCATGTTTTGGCGATGATTTGGCGACCGTTTGCCCGGTTTTTAGGTTCGTTCCGTCACTAAATTTGCCTCCAAATATTTGGAGGGAACATTCCCGccacattagcgacggattagtcGCTAAAATCCATCGTTAATTTAAGACATAAATTTAGCGCCTTAAATTGCGCCGGCTTCCCCGCAATTTTCTTGGTGCTCCGTCGCTAATTGAGGATTTAGCGACAGATAAAccgtccgtcgctaaaatctgtCGAAAACAATATCTTCTAATAGATATAATCCATTTATTTTGTGTTGTAAAGGTACATTTTTGACATAAACATGCTAAAGTTTAATatgaatttatcaattttacgtGTTTGGCGAATTCACAAATCTACTGCTACATTATCACACAACTCAAAAGTAGAATCTTGATATGAACCACAATAATGcaagaaagaagaaaacaaagagCAGAAAAGGAAGTTTGGACTACTCATGCATATAAGATAGAAAGCAGAAAAGACACAAGTTAGCCCCCATTGTCAACATTCATCAACCTTTAATAATTGATTCGCCTTTTTCTTTGTGGAGAATTGATCCCCCAAGGTCAATTTTCAAGATGAATTTGTTTGTATGTAACCAAATGTTTAGGGCTAGTTTGAATGGAAAAAATCTAGACTAGGTTGaggattatttttatataaataaattaaagtttatatttaAAGGGTTATTTATAAATAGAAGCCTAATTAGGCCTAAATAAAAATTGCAGTCTTTAAGATGAATTGCAATTTAACAcaactttataaaaatacatgattaattttattttatattctaCCATCTTTAAATTTTGGTGAATATATGCTGATATGGCAACCAGACTTGAAGGCTGTATAGGGAGCAATCTGGCAGCCACATCAGCTTATTTTCTACTGCTCCTTTCGTTTCAAATTGATATACCCTATTTGAAGTAatattttattacaaattaactcattttatctagagaaacaaaaaaaaattaattgtatttgctataaaatacttatcaatttGGAGTGTGTTATATAGCTTATTATCTATTTTATGTGCATGGGTATGTAACTACTAAAATTAGCATCTTGATATAAAAGATTCTAATAGAAATTGTAGTTTATGTAAAATCAGTTAGGATTGCTTTATATTCAAATacctaatttaaattagtacATATTTTGACAACTGACATTGCCACGTAGATACGggaatgtcaattttttttttttgagaaaaaaaattgacattgcCATATCTACATGGCCGTTTTCTGAAAGCCAGTTTAGTCTCTTAGGCCCAAATTGTTACAATAACACAAAGCTCAAACCCAATGCAGGTGCTGAAATGGGAAAAAACACACGTATCAAATGTGGCCGGAGAGATATCATTAGTAGCTGGGCTGGGCCTTTGGGCCACAACCTTCCCTCGCATAAGGCAAAAAATGTTTGAGCTCTTCTTTTACACTCATCATCTCTATATACTCTTCATACTTTTCTTCATACTACATATTTCTGTTGGCTACTCCTGTATTATGATGCTCCCTGGATTTTACCTCTTCTTCATCGATCGGTACTTACGATTCCTGCAATCAAGAACCGGTGTTCGCATAGTTTCGGCCCGTATTTTGCCATGTGATACTTTGGAAATCAACTTCTCTAAAAGCCCTGGTAATAAGTTTTCTTGCAATGCAATCAACTCGTGATTTTTGATACATatgcttttttatatttattttttccttttctacAACAGGTTTAAGTTATAATCCGACGAGCATTCTGTTCTTGAATGTGCCTAGTGTTTCTAAATTTCAGTGGCATCCTTTCACTATAAATTCAAATAGTAACTTGGAACCTGAAACATTGAGTGTTGTCATTAAAAGTGAAGGAAGTTGGTCCAAGAAACTATACCAAATGCTTTCTTCATCTTCTCCGATAGACCGTCTCGAAGTTTCAGTTGAAGGACCTTATGGACCTGCTTCAACTCATTTTCTCAGGTTTGCATTAAACCATTGAAACATCTCCAAGAAAAATATTCATGAGGGAAATTGTCTACTATTTGTTCCCTGTAGGTTTGTCCATGTGTACGTATCGGGGACTTGTgcatatttagttatttttttgatatattcGGACTAACCGTGAAGTTTATGTAACATTTAGGCATGATACACTCGTGATGGTGAGTGGAGGCAGCGGCATTACGCCTTTCATATCTATAATACGAGAACTTATCTATGTGAGCAGAGAATACAAGTGCATGATTCCAAAAGTAATCCTAATTTGCTCATTCAAGAACTCTTCAGACCTCACCATGATAGACCTTCTCCTTCCAATATCTGGAACCCCATCCGAATTTTCCAATCTGCAGCTTAAGGTCGAGGCTTACGTTACTAGAGAGAAAGAGCCTGCACTTGATAATTCGAAGCTCATTCAAACTATATGGTTCAAGCCCCACCCAACAGATTTGCCAGTTTCTGCTATTTTAGGCCCTAACAGCTGGCTATGGCTTGCCGCAATTATATCATCTTCTGTCATCATTTTCCTCATCATAATTGGCCTAATCAACAGATATTACATTTATCCTATCGATCACAACACCGGGAAGGTTTTCTCACACTCTCTAAAGTCTGTTCTTGATATATTAGCGATAAGCATATGCATAGCTGCAACAGCAAGTGCAGCTGTTTTTTGGAACAAGAAACAGAATGAAAGGGAAGCAAAGAAGATTAAGATCGTTGAAGGGTCACCGGAGTCTCGGTTATATAATAATGGTGACAGGGAATTGGAAAGTCTACCTCACCAGTCTCTTGTCCAGAATACTAATGTGCAGTATGGTAAAAGACCTGATCTAAAGAGTAAGTTTCTCTAATTCCCTAAATCTGGGACGGACTTTTGTTGGTTTTCATACGAGGAGATTAATCTTTCTTATTCTGGGTTGCAGAATTGCTATTTGAATACAAAGGATCAAGCGGGTCAAGCGTGGGGGTTCTTGTTTGCGGACCAAAGAAGATGAGACATGATGTAGCAACTATATGTTCATCGGGATTGGCCGATAATTTGCACTTCGAATTCATCAGCTTCAGCTGGTGATACATCATCTTCGTTATAAGGTTTACAGTTGGCTCAACCACAACTGTCACATATTGTACTTCTACAAGCACTTTCAAGCAGGCATTAGATTTCTGTACATGTAAATTGTTACACaaaaagaatacaaaaataGCATTGCCTTAAATTCACCTCATTGAAGATCGATAACTAGGAATTCAAGATGATCAATAAAGAAATGCCAAAGTGGATCACATGAACCTAAAAAGtaatataatttaagacaaaaaggCTTTTATTTATGATCATACAACAAAGAAAAATGATATACACAGGTGAAAACTATAGAAATGAGAATAGCAacaatataaagaaaaaaatcaaaggtgAAAAATAGTGCTCTATCTACAAGAATGATTTTTCTATATAACACCCCTACAGTTTTATGGGCTGTTCATTTTACACAATTAAGCAGCACACTCACCTTCAGGAACAAAAACTTGCTTGAACATGCTGCCTGCAAATTAGATCTCTCTCTCAGAGAAAATTACGTCGATTGGTCTCATTCTGTTGCAAAATTGTTCGGAGATTGCAAAACTTGCCGTAATGCCCTCATTTTTCCTCTAACTCAGAGACAGATGCTAGCCTATCTTCCAACGATTCAACTAGATCTTGATATTCAACAAACACAGGGTGTGACTGAACCACACATCAAGAGGTAGGCAGAGTGAGGCGTGAATTAAACCGATGCCACAATTATTATAATCAACTAGAACATTCACAGAAGCATTACCTGAAGGGTGATGCTATATGCCTTCCATAGCCGCGTGTCATGCCGAAAAAGATCAAACAGAACCTGCATGAAGCATTACAAGGAAAAATGACTTAAAAAGTATTCCATCCAAAGGCAGCATAACGCCCAACTCTATGATTTGAGATCTATGATTCATCTTCCTCATCTCTCCAATAAAATTCAATGTTTACTACAGCCTCTTATGGAGGAGGATAAGTCATAAAAGTTTCAATTCGAACAATTTAAGATGACAATCATCTACTGAAGGCCTAAGGAATGCCGTAAATAGTGTTCTTTCCTACCGATTACTCCTTTttgtcccactctaattgacacacattttctttttgagaatataactttcatttttagactattttttactttaattccCCTTATTTACCCTCTTAAATTAATATCTTTTATTAGAAAGATTTATAGGGAGATATGATGTATTAATGTAAGTTGaggatataaatataaaagtatacattatttattgtattttcataaacaatgCGCAAAGAGAATTTAGTCAACTGGATTGGGACAGACAGAGTATACAGCAGCAAGAACACAgcttaaatttaaaacaaatgcaaGATAAGCTGAACAGCACTAAGCATGCCAAAAACGTTAAACAGAAAAATTAGGAATTTGGCATATCCCATAGTTTGAGACTCCATCCAATCATTACCTCAGATCGTCTTAAAAGAGTGGCTAGCACAACTATCCACTCCTTGAACTTTACAGAACACATATGGGCCAGCAGAAACTCTGCATCCAAACGGCTCTGCAATGTACCCATTTGAAGCTGGAAACACAAAATAAAGGTTCTATCAAGATGAAAAAATATGCTGACGTAAATGAAATATAACACTGACCAGAACTTGATAACGGTAGAATTTATATCCCAAGAACACATGGAATAAATGATGACATGGGTATTTGATGCAAAATTTATATACATGcttcaaaacaaaataaaactattgCAACAGTGAGAAAATTTTGATTCGGAATATTCTATTAAAATCCTGCAGAATTACTAAAGGTGGACTAGCAAATACCAACACATAGGCGCTCACAGTTTTCACATTGGTCTTGCAACAAACAATAACAGTTCATGTTTAGTGAAAATGTAACTTTGATGGTTATTTGTAAATCAGACACAATAAGCTGAAGACTTGCATCTTGAAACTAATAAAAAGTATGTTCAGCGCTAAAGAATACCATGGTGTTCATACCTTTTGCCCAATCAGTTCCAGCCCTGATGCAAAGTTTTCTAAGCGAGCTGAAGCGTATCTCTCTCGTTGAAGATATTcctgaaattaaaatataattttaaactaCATACAAGAGACTATACCATCCTGCATACATGCAAAAAGTTTCTTACCACCAAATCAAACTGAGTGCCTTTTACAAATGCAACAAGCTTGGAGAGTTCTTTCCCTGACATCAGATAGCTAGCATGGCTTTCTAGAATGTTTTTCACAGAAGCAACATGGGCGTTTTGCTCTTTGAATGAGGTGCTGTTTCAAAGTAAACAGTACCTAGTTGGTATCATTCCTGGTGTTAAAGATATTAAGAAAATAAACCGAAAAAACTATGAGAAGTGCATTTAAACCTCTTATCCAATGATGTCTTCCTAGAACTAGAACGGAAAAGAAAGTAACCCAAGAATCTTGGAGACAATATATCAGAATCAGTGGATGTTTGCTCATATTCTTTACCAGATCTCAACAAGAATCGCACCTAAGAACCACAGCAGTGAAAAGGCAAACCATATATAATATTGTAGAATTAGATAAGATTCATGAAAGAAGCACAATCAGGTTCTAGTCATACCAGTTCTCCAGCAAGTTCGTACAAGGACTCGTCAAGTGTTGCCTGCATATGTGGTGGTCATTTATGGTCAAAGTTTACTCATATTCAAACCACAAAGATGAGACATTAGCAATTGTGTACCTGTAGTAAACGTAAAGCACAGTATTGACTGACAGCAGGTCCTTCAAGTTTAGCAATGACCTGTAATAATCATAAAAGGATCAAGTTATTCCAGTGACGTTTTATCCTCTATATGTTTCACTAACAAAATTATGTCTAGAGGAACAAGAAGAATTCAAATCTTGCACATCAgagtatgttttttttaaataaggtTACAACCTTAGCCCACGGAAGTGCATCGCGTATCTTAACTGCTCAAGAGACAACCTTAAAAACATAACTATtcaaaagaaagaataaaacaTTGAAAATTGACTGAACTGCCTAAAATAGACAAAAAggtgtaaaaataaaaaacaacattAGAGCAATCCGGGAAACAAGAAAGAACAACAGTCTCGTATTCAAAAGCTTTTAAACGAGAAACTCATAATCCTTACAAGTATATAGCAAGCCGCAGTGCGATACCATCTCCGCTGAAAACATTCCTCAAACAACCTAGACCCAACAGCAAGGAAAAAATGATCAGAAACAAGAAACACTTTTTTCGAAGTAGCATGATTGAAAAAATTAAGTGAGGAAATAAATGAATTACAATCCTTGCTATAGGAAATGCAACCAACACCAACAATGTTGTTAGCCTTCAAGTAATGAATCaggaaaaaatataaacatatctCTATCAAAAACCGTAATTGCATTGACCAGCCAGTGCTACCTAGAGTAAACTATCATGAACCAAGAAACAGATAATTTCAGGCACTATCTTCCTTTGAATGTCGCTTGAAATATACCATATTTAACACCTTTTTATTCTTGTTAACTAGTTCATCAtctaaacatatttaaaattaaccTTGGCAAATAAGGCAAAACTTAGAGGTTcccattttcttttcttttttaaaggTGCAAAATCTTACTCTGTTGATCTTCCAGCAGCAGTAAATAAATCTGCCCAGTGCCGTCCATCAGTTTTTCTTGCTACACTCACAACTACATCAAGATACTCTGGGAAATTTCTAATAAAATCACAGGTCTTCTCCAAAAAAGAGTAATTTCCAACATGTTTCAGAACTGAATTTTGGTTCTTGTTTGCACTCTGCCTGCAAATGATATTCAACAAAATTAGAGTGAATGAAGAGATTAAACTTCTTTTTAATTCGAGGGCTTCAATATCTGAAGTAAACAATTTTCAATTACTAATCCCAGGACAAGAGTCAAAGAAGCATCGGATTTTATCCATAAGCATATAGCCCAATGCTGCTTTCAGCTAGGGTCACTTAGATCAAAagatacatatatacaaaaaagaCACTTCACTGTAGAAACAACTTCAAAGTGCTTTTccagtattttttttttcttaacatttagcCCTAAGGAGCAATTCAGATCACATATGTATCAATCATCGTGTTTGATATTATGTTGCAACTTTTCTTTGTTGGTGGTATGTACCTGGAAATCTCTGCATCAAATACAGTGAAGAGAAGCCACTCCAGACAATGAGAAAAATGAGGCTTTTGTGCCGATAATTGTGCCAACCTTAAAGCCTCCTCACTTTTGTCCCTCTGGTAGATACAGATAATCAAAATCAGTATAAGCACATGGGCCTTAAAGCTATAAAAAAGCATAATCATACACAGCCAAACAAATGAGAACTAA
This window contains:
- the LOC126653957 gene encoding ferric reduction oxidase 2-like, which codes for MDPEAVDITPPPPHKQAAETLRAAIWMLSVVILLGYFSLLIIMPTNLYWRHWYDKINDNVNSTYLGKQGQPFLLYFFPLLFVAVLGCVYLYLGKILNANTWQSKNGRKYQLAAVKKPMVVKGPLGIVSGIELAFLLMFIALLIWTLSTYMHDSFSTITPEFAATKHEKIWEAKLESTSFLLSLAGNLCLTFLFFPVVRGSSVLPLFGLTAEGSIKYHIWIGHLMMVFFTAHGVGYIIYWAITNQISEVLKWEKTHVSNVAGEISLVAGLGLWATTFPRIRQKMFELFFYTHHLYILFILFFILHISVGYSCIMMLPGFYLFFIDRYLRFLQSRTGVRIVSARILPCDTLEINFSKSPGLSYNPTSILFLNVPSVSKFQWHPFTINSNSNLEPETLSVVIKSEGSWSKKLYQMLSSSSPIDRLEVSVEGPYGPASTHFLRHDTLVMVSGGSGITPFISIIRELIYVSREYKCMIPKVILICSFKNSSDLTMIDLLLPISGTPSEFSNLQLKVEAYVTREKEPALDNSKLIQTIWFKPHPTDLPVSAILGPNSWLWLAAIISSSVIIFLIIIGLINRYYIYPIDHNTGKVFSHSLKSVLDILAISICIAATASAAVFWNKKQNEREAKKIKIVEGSPESRLYNNGDRELESLPHQSLVQNTNVQYGKRPDLKKLLFEYKGSSGSSVGVLVCGPKKMRHDVATICSSGLADNLHFEFISFSW
- the LOC126686249 gene encoding ferric reduction oxidase 2-like, with amino-acid sequence MESVMRTGIKMAVVTVLLGSAVLWVIQPTDRYRYIWLTSIQMHVNSTFFGGQQGAILLVYFFPVLFVAVLGCVYVHLGKTSNQNNFEKSNGKKHVLATLKKPMIVKGPLGIVSGTEVFFLLMFVALLSWSLYTYLHKHFVTITPQSAAMTGQTVWQDKFGISVIVLALMGNICLTFLFFPVARGSSVLPLFGLTSEGSIKYHIWLGHLVMIFFTTHGVGYIIYWAVMHQSSEMLKWAKADYSNVAGEISLLAGLCLWIATIPRIRRKMFELFFYAHHLYIVFIFFFLLHVPINFTCIMLPGFYLFLIDRYLRFLQSRTNVRLVSARILPCETSELNFSKNPSLSYSPTSIMFVNVPSISKLQWHPFTITSSSNLEPEKLSVMIRGEGTWSKKLHQLLSSPSSIDRLQVSVEGPYGPASTHFLRHDTLVMVSGGSGITPFVSITRDIIHASTLQNCKTPKIHLICSFKNSSDLTMLDLLLPMSGIPSSFPNLQLKIDAYVTREKEPAAIDNSKLIRAVWFKPHQTDAPISAILGPNSWLWLAAIISSSFIIFLIIIGLITRYYIYPIDHNTNKIFSYSFRSFLNIIVICVSIVVTASAAVLWNKKQNARGAIQVQNIEGPTPTGSPVPWSYNGGDREMESLPHQSILDNTVVHYGERPDLKRMLFECKGASVGVLVCGPKKMRHEAAAICSAGLADNLHFESISFSW